In Thermodesulfobacteriota bacterium, one DNA window encodes the following:
- a CDS encoding ATP-dependent DNA helicase: MKLNENQLKAVTHTDGPLLIIAGAGTGKTSVIAYRIANLIENEGVNPANILALTFSNKAAEEMRSRVEELLTSSHDDIWISTFHSFCAEVLRENALEFGLSPFFKLITEAEQLSMMVANIDRLDLKYYEIKGDPHGLLKQMLDIISRAKDEMITAEDYTEFAKMLALDGKKGLDPLKVGEIANVYSTYQRLLLEHDCVDFGDLILYTFQGFEEKPHLLLQYQERFQYILVDEFQDTNFVQGQLLDILAAFHRNICVVGDDDQSIYRFRGASIKNILDFESRYPDATIITLDENYRSPQKILDASHALIAHNLSRLDKKLKAAADTNLHNNDPIRYLSFSNDKEQADCLVWEIQNLLAQDETLSLSDIAVLMRSIKTQSKPIVTALERAGIPYNLIGGSGFFERKEVRDILSWMNAINNPFDTENLIRAIHTSPFNIAPIHVCRISNWGKNNSDINLFDALKEVDSVPNLNNGVIEEVHSFQSLLQCLIDQKEDLTAGEITRQIIDKIGYRERLLETGAREYMTGLTNLQKLESMAEDYSSIEGYSNLRAFLKYLTYLILSSEKSPDLQLFDAVNVMTIHQAKGLEFRVVFMTDLAQSRFPGRRRPLPIDLPDELLKEELPDASSRELHLNEERRLFYVGMTRAKDKLRLFHVKRHKEEQKENKPSQFLGEAMGENAEKGHEPDRSKILNKELPSGFNLAKSILDIAREIKFRNAEKIDFKALLKDGLRSQIEFLKAQLLTERDMDRFEFKLKMINQSIKDLLIHDVSSDLLSQSIDEELRDTFLSKEDKSTKPAPKESARGGSYLEFLPITDGGLDIAFSALNTYGKCPLQFKYSFIYKIPRKPAINMRVGNLLHKVLEYFHKNYTRKDASLGDLLRLLEEAWKMARLPGSIQWRQFKEKAITGLTNYFDDFKLESNKPAYFERSFTLKVEKHRVKGRVDRVDITPTGGYELIDYKTGRTRTQRELDTDLQLSVYSLGAMEAWNIKPEKATYYFLIENKRLSISHHDEQLGEAKEKILELAEGILAENFGPKPDYQNCRYCDYQILCGVGEIA; encoded by the coding sequence ATGAAACTAAACGAAAATCAACTGAAGGCAGTTACCCACACAGATGGTCCTCTTCTGATTATTGCCGGAGCAGGTACGGGTAAAACCAGCGTAATAGCCTATCGGATAGCCAATTTGATTGAAAACGAAGGGGTAAATCCCGCTAATATCCTGGCCCTGACCTTTTCCAATAAGGCTGCTGAAGAGATGAGGAGCAGGGTCGAGGAACTCCTTACATCAAGTCATGACGATATATGGATCAGCACATTCCATTCCTTCTGTGCAGAAGTCTTAAGAGAGAACGCCCTGGAATTCGGCTTAAGTCCTTTTTTCAAACTCATCACCGAGGCAGAGCAACTGTCTATGATGGTTGCAAATATCGACAGGCTGGATTTGAAATATTATGAAATCAAAGGAGACCCCCATGGTTTACTGAAACAGATGCTGGACATTATCTCCCGTGCCAAAGATGAGATGATAACAGCAGAGGATTATACCGAGTTTGCCAAAATGTTAGCTTTGGATGGAAAAAAGGGGTTGGATCCTCTCAAAGTCGGTGAGATAGCCAACGTTTATTCCACATATCAAAGGCTTCTCTTAGAGCATGACTGTGTGGATTTCGGCGACCTCATCCTGTATACCTTTCAGGGTTTCGAGGAAAAACCCCATCTCCTCCTTCAATATCAGGAGAGATTTCAGTACATACTGGTGGACGAATTTCAGGATACCAATTTTGTCCAGGGTCAGTTGTTGGATATTCTGGCAGCCTTCCATAGAAATATCTGTGTCGTAGGCGACGATGACCAGAGTATCTACAGATTCCGGGGGGCATCCATAAAAAACATTCTGGATTTTGAAAGCAGGTACCCGGATGCCACAATAATAACCCTGGATGAGAATTACAGGTCGCCCCAAAAGATACTCGATGCCTCACATGCCCTCATAGCCCATAATCTCTCCAGACTGGATAAAAAGCTAAAGGCTGCTGCTGATACCAACCTGCACAACAACGACCCTATCAGGTACCTCTCCTTTAGCAATGATAAGGAGCAGGCAGATTGTCTCGTATGGGAGATACAAAACCTTTTAGCCCAGGATGAAACCCTCAGTCTCTCTGACATAGCAGTCCTTATGAGAAGCATCAAAACCCAATCAAAACCTATAGTTACTGCCCTGGAAAGGGCAGGAATTCCCTATAATCTCATTGGCGGTTCAGGGTTCTTTGAAAGAAAAGAGGTAAGGGATATCCTCTCATGGATGAATGCCATAAACAACCCCTTTGACACCGAAAACCTTATAAGGGCTATCCACACCTCACCATTCAATATAGCACCCATTCATGTGTGCCGTATATCAAATTGGGGGAAAAACAACTCGGACATAAACCTCTTTGATGCGTTGAAGGAGGTGGATTCTGTTCCAAATCTGAATAATGGGGTAATCGAAGAAGTTCACTCTTTTCAATCTTTGCTTCAGTGCCTGATTGACCAAAAAGAGGATTTGACGGCAGGAGAAATAACCAGACAGATTATCGATAAAATTGGGTACAGGGAGAGACTGCTCGAGACAGGCGCAAGGGAATACATGACCGGTTTGACCAACCTCCAGAAGCTGGAAAGTATGGCAGAGGATTACTCTTCTATTGAGGGTTATTCTAACCTGAGAGCTTTTCTCAAATACCTGACCTATCTTATACTTTCAAGTGAAAAGTCTCCCGATCTCCAGCTATTCGATGCAGTCAACGTGATGACCATTCACCAGGCAAAGGGTCTTGAGTTCAGGGTTGTGTTTATGACAGACCTTGCCCAGTCCAGGTTCCCCGGCAGAAGACGTCCCTTGCCCATTGACCTTCCTGATGAGCTTCTCAAAGAAGAGTTGCCCGATGCTTCATCCAGAGAGCTCCATCTGAATGAAGAGAGGCGACTGTTTTATGTTGGAATGACCAGAGCCAAAGATAAGCTTCGCCTCTTTCATGTGAAAAGGCATAAAGAAGAGCAAAAGGAGAATAAACCCTCTCAGTTTCTGGGAGAGGCAATGGGAGAAAACGCTGAAAAAGGGCATGAACCGGACAGGAGTAAGATATTAAACAAGGAGCTACCATCCGGGTTTAATCTTGCAAAATCAATCCTTGACATTGCCAGAGAGATAAAATTCAGGAATGCTGAAAAGATAGATTTTAAAGCCCTTTTAAAGGACGGTCTGCGGTCTCAGATTGAGTTCCTTAAGGCTCAGTTATTAACTGAAAGGGATATGGACAGATTTGAATTTAAGCTGAAGATGATAAACCAATCTATAAAAGACCTGTTAATCCATGATGTTTCCAGTGACCTCTTAAGCCAAAGCATAGATGAAGAATTAAGGGACACCTTTCTGAGCAAGGAGGATAAAAGCACAAAGCCTGCTCCCAAAGAGTCCGCCAGAGGCGGATCCTACCTGGAATTCCTGCCTATCACAGATGGGGGTCTGGATATTGCTTTTTCTGCACTGAATACTTACGGGAAATGCCCTCTCCAGTTCAAGTATTCATTTATTTATAAAATCCCTCGAAAACCTGCCATCAATATGAGGGTTGGGAATCTGCTGCATAAGGTTTTAGAATACTTTCACAAAAACTATACAAGAAAAGATGCTTCTCTGGGAGACCTCTTGAGATTGCTTGAAGAGGCATGGAAAATGGCACGGCTCCCTGGCTCGATTCAATGGAGACAATTCAAGGAAAAGGCAATAACAGGATTAACCAACTATTTTGACGATTTCAAGCTGGAGAGCAATAAACCGGCGTACTTTGAAAGGTCATTTACCCTGAAGGTGGAAAAACACAGGGTTAAAGGCCGGGTGGACAGGGTAGACATTACTCCAACCGGTGGTTATGAATTGATAGACTACAAAACCGGCAGAACGAGGACTCAAAGAGAGTTAGACACAGACCTCCAGCTCTCTGTTTACAGCCTTGGGGCAATGGAGGCATGGAACATTAAACCGGAAAAGGCAACTTACTACTTTTTGATTGAGAATAAACGGCTCTCTATAAGTCACCATGATGAGCAGTTAGGGGAAGCAAAGGAAAAGATATTGGAGTTGGCTGAGGGTATATTAGCTGAAAATTTTGGACCGAAACCAGATTATCAAAACTGTAGGTACTGCGACTACCAGATTCTCTGTGGAGTGGGAGAGATCGCGTAG
- a CDS encoding phenylacetate--CoA ligase family protein, translated as MAKGLWNERAETMSRDEMEAARFEKLKKQLKYCYTNSMFYKGKFDNIGLNPEDLKTWEEFRNIPVLMTKEEERQGQAETRESMGHTFGKSLCVPPEKIVVAKTTGGTSGIPTFSYSYTRNDVGRWNEGNARALWLTGFRPGDRTLLCFPLTGSYGSSGGIISGILTHIGVLPIDMGMESPLEKTFQFALWTNTNALAASPSFAEGMIEKCREMAGKDIIELGFKKLLLTGEPGIGIPAVRSRIESLFGGKWCDWLAPNGEGFSGSCDLNEYAGVHEVAPELSICCEDLIDPVTKKPVALKDGAIGEPAITSLDREGVPYIKYALGDVVQVFTKKCSCGYPGPGYRKRVLGRVEDILRVGDVITFPTEIKNSISLFVPRLTGAMRIVLTEAPPDVAPPLKIKLEYGKDIQESQLKQLEHEVKEKLLKDNNIPSEIEFVPSDTLDRTRFKTPFFEKRYE; from the coding sequence ATGGCAAAAGGACTCTGGAATGAGCGGGCAGAGACAATGTCGAGAGATGAGATGGAGGCTGCCAGGTTTGAAAAACTAAAAAAACAATTGAAATACTGCTATACCAATTCAATGTTTTATAAGGGCAAATTTGATAATATTGGACTCAATCCGGAAGACCTGAAAACATGGGAAGAGTTCAGAAATATCCCTGTTTTAATGACAAAAGAGGAAGAAAGACAGGGACAGGCGGAGACTAGAGAGAGCATGGGGCATACCTTTGGAAAGAGCCTATGCGTTCCTCCCGAGAAGATAGTTGTTGCAAAGACTACAGGGGGAACATCTGGCATTCCTACATTCAGTTATTCGTATACGAGAAACGATGTTGGCAGGTGGAATGAAGGAAACGCCAGGGCCCTCTGGCTGACTGGTTTCAGACCAGGTGATCGCACCCTTTTATGTTTCCCTTTAACAGGCTCTTATGGCAGCAGTGGTGGTATTATTTCTGGTATATTAACCCATATAGGGGTTCTCCCCATAGACATGGGCATGGAATCGCCTTTGGAAAAGACATTTCAATTTGCGTTATGGACTAATACCAATGCGCTAGCTGCAAGCCCTTCGTTTGCGGAGGGTATGATAGAAAAGTGCAGAGAGATGGCCGGAAAAGACATAATAGAACTGGGTTTTAAAAAGCTTCTTCTTACTGGGGAACCAGGGATAGGGATTCCGGCAGTTAGGAGTAGAATAGAGAGCCTGTTTGGGGGTAAATGGTGTGACTGGCTAGCCCCTAACGGTGAGGGATTTTCCGGTTCGTGTGATCTGAATGAATATGCTGGCGTCCACGAGGTTGCCCCTGAACTCAGTATATGCTGTGAAGACCTGATAGACCCGGTAACAAAGAAACCTGTTGCCCTGAAAGATGGTGCTATTGGAGAGCCAGCAATTACATCCTTGGATAGAGAAGGGGTCCCTTATATTAAGTACGCTTTGGGAGATGTAGTACAGGTATTCACAAAAAAGTGTTCTTGTGGTTACCCAGGCCCCGGATACAGGAAAAGGGTATTGGGTAGAGTTGAAGATATACTAAGAGTGGGTGACGTTATAACATTTCCAACAGAGATAAAAAATTCTATTAGCCTCTTTGTTCCACGTTTAACAGGGGCAATGAGAATCGTACTGACCGAAGCACCTCCAGATGTGGCACCGCCGTTGAAAATAAAATTGGAATACGGAAAGGACATACAGGAAAGCCAGCTAAAACAACTGGAACATGAAGTAAAAGAAAAACTTTTGAAAGATAATAACATTCCATCGGAGATAGAATTTGTACCATCTGATACATTGGATCGAACAAGATTTAAGACACCGTTCTTTGAAAAGAGGTATGAATAG
- a CDS encoding ABC transporter substrate-binding protein, whose amino-acid sequence MKMNFRLFCAVCVVLTCVLTFVNSGYAGDARGVTSDALKVGVILDQTGPASSITVPLTNAIKTYFRHTNEHGGINGRKVALIVEDDRYSIPTAIASFKKLLYKDKILVLIGTSSSASTVILSRHMEKEKIPTMICPAVERCVSPVKRYVFGVLETYPNAMRTIIDYMVEDLKPQDPRVALVYPDNETGKLDLEPAIERLKFHKLTPVTREVLNPGSFDATSQVMTMKRHHVNNIILCGFIAQPAGVLLRELKKFGMDVSVFGNMAAASEEVIQLAGSAAEKYYAVSCFASWYDDGEYVALMRDVTLKYAPGTEKPYRGKIYTDGWIIATVLKEGLLRAGKDIDGERLVTALESIKNFDMKGLSGPVSFSSSNHKGMNSTKIFKADSSSGKLVPVTGWKVSK is encoded by the coding sequence ATGAAGATGAATTTTAGATTGTTTTGTGCCGTTTGTGTAGTTTTGACCTGTGTTTTAACTTTTGTGAACAGTGGATATGCTGGCGATGCAAGAGGAGTAACCAGTGATGCATTAAAGGTAGGGGTTATACTCGATCAAACCGGTCCTGCATCTAGTATCACTGTACCCCTGACCAATGCTATAAAAACCTATTTCAGGCATACCAACGAACATGGTGGAATTAACGGCAGGAAGGTAGCCCTCATAGTTGAGGATGACAGATATTCAATCCCCACGGCCATAGCTTCTTTTAAAAAACTCCTTTACAAGGATAAAATATTGGTGCTGATCGGCACCTCATCTTCAGCATCAACCGTCATCCTCTCCCGACATATGGAAAAGGAAAAAATCCCAACCATGATTTGCCCGGCAGTGGAACGGTGTGTCTCACCTGTCAAAAGATATGTCTTTGGTGTACTTGAAACCTACCCCAATGCGATGAGGACCATCATTGACTACATGGTAGAGGATCTGAAGCCTCAGGACCCCAGGGTTGCCCTGGTTTACCCTGATAATGAAACAGGGAAACTTGATCTCGAACCTGCAATTGAGAGATTAAAATTCCATAAACTGACTCCCGTAACAAGAGAGGTATTAAACCCTGGTTCTTTTGATGCCACATCCCAGGTGATGACTATGAAAAGGCATCATGTAAACAACATTATATTGTGTGGTTTTATTGCTCAACCTGCTGGTGTACTGCTCCGGGAATTAAAGAAATTTGGTATGGATGTATCCGTTTTTGGAAATATGGCCGCGGCGTCGGAAGAGGTTATACAGTTGGCCGGGTCGGCAGCAGAGAAATACTATGCAGTAAGCTGTTTCGCCTCATGGTATGATGATGGTGAATATGTAGCCCTCATGAGGGATGTAACCCTCAAGTATGCACCTGGCACAGAAAAACCATATAGGGGGAAAATCTACACAGACGGCTGGATAATTGCAACAGTTTTGAAGGAAGGACTCTTAAGAGCTGGTAAGGACATAGACGGAGAAAGACTGGTAACGGCACTGGAGAGTATAAAGAACTTTGACATGAAAGGGTTATCAGGTCCGGTAAGCTTTAGTTCCAGTAATCATAAGGGGATGAATTCGACAAAGATCTTTAAAGCTGATTCGAGCAGCGGAAAACTTGTACCTGTGACCGGATGGAAGGTTTCCAAATAG
- a CDS encoding gamma carbonic anhydrase family protein, with the protein MIVEFNGKKPRIDDSSFVAPNSTIIGDTLISENTLILYGAICRADFNHIFIGPGSCVQENVVLNPMPDEPIIIEGESIIGYGSIIHGGTIEKNSFIGAGSIILHDVVIGTESIVAAGSMVTAGTKVPPRSLVVGVPGKVVRKLEDPDVAWIKKGVNGYQKLLPEYKNIHS; encoded by the coding sequence ATGATTGTAGAGTTTAATGGGAAGAAACCCCGGATAGACGATAGTTCTTTTGTTGCCCCAAACTCGACCATAATTGGAGATACTCTTATTTCTGAAAATACATTGATACTCTATGGGGCTATTTGCAGGGCTGATTTTAACCACATATTTATAGGTCCTGGATCATGCGTACAGGAAAATGTTGTTTTAAATCCTATGCCGGATGAACCAATAATAATAGAGGGAGAATCCATCATAGGATATGGCAGTATAATACATGGGGGAACAATTGAGAAAAACTCCTTTATAGGAGCAGGGTCAATAATCCTCCATGATGTAGTTATAGGAACTGAATCTATTGTCGCGGCAGGTTCTATGGTAACTGCCGGAACCAAAGTGCCCCCGCGATCTCTGGTTGTTGGAGTGCCCGGTAAGGTCGTCAGAAAGCTGGAAGACCCTGACGTGGCATGGATAAAGAAAGGGGTTAATGGTTACCAAAAGCTGCTGCCTGAATATAAAAATATTCATAGTTGA
- a CDS encoding ABC transporter substrate-binding protein: protein MMAKSRLFVLIVMLGVILFVYCSNGHAKDTRGVTDDTIKLGSISDLTGPISNLGLGVVEAQRNYIQYINDQRGIHGRKIKLIIEDDRYTIPLGMAAYKKLVYKDQVFALLGPVSTGFAKTLFRHVEKDKLPNISIGLDKEMMEPYKRYVFPTTGNYESELGVIFDYILNEMKPKDPKIAIVYPDVESGKVVREAAEAWAKFFGVELHKEVIPITTIDLTSTVLSLKRAKATHVIFHHATSGAVLFLKTVEKFGLNLPYLGTTGCTLEDTVRGAGKASKNFLGFCSFSSWYEDTPGTKKMTEISNKYNPNALNLHGNKFYSIGWLGTMLLYEGIKRTGKELNGEAFVNALETIRDFDTEGLCGSVTYTPTIHYMLRHVKVFKSDPQNGRFIPIKGWRLPPSKK, encoded by the coding sequence ATGATGGCAAAAAGCAGATTATTTGTATTAATTGTAATGTTAGGGGTTATATTATTTGTTTATTGTTCTAATGGTCATGCAAAAGATACGAGGGGAGTTACAGATGACACCATAAAGCTAGGCTCAATATCTGACCTTACGGGTCCTATTTCCAACCTTGGGCTTGGGGTTGTTGAAGCCCAGAGAAACTACATCCAATATATCAACGATCAAAGGGGCATACATGGAAGAAAGATTAAACTGATCATAGAGGATGACCGTTACACTATTCCCTTAGGTATGGCAGCTTACAAGAAACTGGTATATAAAGACCAGGTATTCGCTCTTTTAGGTCCGGTTTCCACAGGCTTTGCCAAGACCTTGTTCCGTCATGTAGAAAAGGATAAACTTCCCAATATATCAATTGGCCTTGACAAGGAAATGATGGAGCCGTACAAGAGGTATGTATTTCCCACAACTGGTAACTATGAGTCTGAATTGGGCGTAATCTTTGACTATATCCTAAATGAAATGAAGCCTAAAGACCCAAAGATTGCCATTGTTTATCCAGATGTGGAATCAGGAAAAGTCGTAAGGGAAGCCGCTGAGGCTTGGGCTAAATTCTTTGGGGTGGAGCTTCATAAAGAGGTTATTCCTATAACTACCATTGACCTTACATCGACGGTTCTTTCGTTAAAAAGGGCGAAGGCCACCCATGTGATTTTCCATCATGCTACGTCTGGAGCGGTTCTCTTTCTTAAGACGGTAGAGAAGTTTGGTTTAAATCTGCCTTACCTTGGGACTACTGGCTGCACTCTCGAGGATACCGTTAGAGGAGCTGGCAAGGCATCAAAAAATTTTTTGGGATTTTGTTCCTTTTCTTCATGGTACGAAGATACACCTGGGACAAAGAAGATGACAGAGATAAGCAACAAATACAATCCAAATGCCCTGAACCTGCATGGTAATAAATTCTATAGTATCGGATGGCTTGGGACGATGCTACTTTATGAAGGCATCAAGAGGACAGGCAAGGAGTTAAATGGTGAAGCATTTGTAAATGCATTGGAGACGATAAGAGATTTCGATACTGAGGGTTTATGTGGTTCCGTGACTTATACCCCCACCATCCATTACATGTTGAGACACGTTAAGGTATTCAAAAGCGATCCACAAAACGGAAGATTCATACCTATTAAGGGCTGGAGACTGCCACCTTCAAAAAAATGA
- a CDS encoding site-specific integrase, translating to MSVRKRGKNRWQIRFTPPRGDRVEITVKARNRREAEQLEMEVKMELQRKDLGLKSIRLTFGELSEKYARGIKDRSVLYRLNILTKYFGKEKVSSISKGEIIDCIEYLKQERGVKPATANRYIAVMSRMWNWYGISPNPCEGIDRECEEERLRYLEIDEIERLVKCFGYPYRWIVELAVYSGLRKGNIIDLRRDWVDGKDMVFRIPKASHKSRKFLEIPYTERVQTILNDIPLSIDGRYFHVADIRKVWYKGLNKAGLYKLNDPERLRDFRFHDLRHTFATHMWKAGFRLDQIMVMLGVSDISVVQRYAHVHRDMRSRMVIQADKYFKDSAFSR from the coding sequence ATGTCTGTACGAAAGAGGGGGAAAAATCGCTGGCAGATTCGATTCACTCCGCCCAGGGGGGACAGAGTAGAGATAACGGTGAAGGCAAGGAACAGGCGAGAGGCGGAGCAATTGGAGATGGAAGTAAAGATGGAGCTTCAAAGAAAAGATTTGGGCCTCAAGTCAATAAGGCTCACGTTCGGAGAATTGTCCGAGAAGTATGCGAGAGGCATCAAGGATAGGTCTGTTCTTTACAGATTGAACATTTTGACCAAGTATTTTGGGAAGGAAAAGGTTAGTTCTATATCAAAAGGAGAGATAATAGACTGCATTGAGTATCTAAAGCAGGAAAGAGGTGTCAAGCCAGCAACGGCTAACCGATACATTGCCGTTATGTCAAGAATGTGGAATTGGTATGGAATATCTCCTAACCCCTGTGAGGGGATAGACCGGGAATGCGAAGAAGAAAGGCTGAGATACTTAGAGATAGACGAAATTGAAAGACTTGTTAAATGTTTCGGCTATCCCTACAGGTGGATAGTAGAGCTTGCGGTGTATTCGGGGCTACGAAAGGGCAATATCATCGATTTACGTCGGGATTGGGTAGATGGGAAAGATATGGTGTTCAGGATACCGAAGGCGTCTCACAAGAGCAGGAAATTCCTCGAGATCCCGTACACCGAAAGAGTACAGACAATCCTAAACGATATTCCTTTGAGCATTGATGGAAGATACTTTCATGTTGCAGATATACGTAAGGTATGGTATAAAGGTTTAAATAAAGCAGGACTCTATAAGTTGAATGATCCTGAACGATTACGGGATTTTCGGTTTCACGATTTACGACATACATTTGCTACCCATATGTGGAAGGCAGGTTTCCGGCTTGATCAGATAATGGTCATGCTAGGAGTGAGCGATATATCCGTTGTACAGAGATACGCTCATGTGCATAGAGACATGAGGAGCAGGATGGTAATTCAGGCAGATAAGTATTTTAAAGACTCTGCATTTTCTCGGTAA
- a CDS encoding MmcB family DNA repair protein, protein MIAKMSEVEIAKVVIGWLQDLRWEVYQEVQIGACGPIADIVAVQDKLLWIIEVKRSLGLSVIGQALHWKTFCHYVSVAVPYKRWTKEHDTAVYFMKRDGIGLLKVQLPSEYR, encoded by the coding sequence ATGATAGCAAAGATGTCTGAAGTTGAGATTGCGAAAGTTGTAATAGGATGGTTACAAGACCTTCGATGGGAGGTATATCAGGAGGTTCAAATAGGAGCGTGTGGGCCAATAGCTGATATTGTTGCTGTGCAAGACAAGCTATTATGGATTATTGAAGTTAAACGTAGCCTTGGATTATCTGTTATTGGACAGGCACTCCACTGGAAAACATTTTGCCACTATGTTTCTGTAGCTGTACCGTATAAACGATGGACGAAGGAACATGACACTGCTGTCTATTTTATGAAAAGAGATGGGATTGGATTGTTAAAAGTACAATTACCTTCTGAGTACCGGTAG
- a CDS encoding caspase family protein, translating into MKRLYTFIFTFIMLVMLAGCAQPLMEAIERDDMNAVKKILDEGAGTKKEDINMALHEAAYNGRYEIVKFLLDRGANVNSSYWGNNTALFTAIDHGHIKTVGVLLDRGADINIKSTIYLTVGGVLLGSMKQFQISPLAAAAWKGHTGVTALLLDRATDPDLVLDVAKADLEILSSASPQAKSGIVLLERLAKRRETAKQPIATAPEKETGEQMSSLSPAPASAMQGQRLALVIGNDSYDLARLKNPVNDAMDMALTLKNLGFIVEFRKNANLQEMEDAIENFGNHLKRGGVGLFYFAGHGAQISGTNYLIPIGARINKESDVKYKAVDANRILDEMANANNGLNIVILDACRDNPYAKSFRSASRGLAIISTAPKGTFISYSTGPGQVARDGDGRNSPYTAALLESIVKPGLPIEQVFKRVRQRLDAETNGQQIPWELSSLKGDFYFAMDKNQ; encoded by the coding sequence ATGAAACGATTATACACATTCATTTTTACCTTTATTATGCTTGTAATGCTTGCGGGGTGTGCTCAACCATTGATGGAAGCAATAGAGCGTGATGACATGAATGCTGTTAAAAAGATTCTGGATGAGGGAGCCGGTACTAAAAAAGAGGATATCAATATGGCTTTGCATGAGGCAGCATATAATGGTCGTTACGAGATTGTAAAATTCCTGCTGGATAGGGGGGCTAATGTAAATAGCAGTTACTGGGGCAATAATACAGCCCTATTCACTGCAATAGATCATGGCCATATCAAAACGGTTGGAGTTTTACTCGATCGTGGAGCTGACATTAATATAAAAAGTACTATTTATTTGACTGTTGGAGGCGTTCTGCTCGGTAGCATGAAGCAATTCCAGATCAGCCCATTGGCGGCAGCAGCATGGAAGGGACATACCGGCGTTACAGCTCTCTTACTGGACAGAGCAACGGATCCAGATCTGGTTTTGGATGTGGCGAAGGCCGATCTGGAGATACTCTCATCAGCCTCACCGCAGGCTAAGAGCGGTATTGTGTTACTGGAACGGTTAGCAAAAAGGCGTGAAACGGCAAAACAACCGATAGCAACTGCACCAGAAAAAGAAACGGGTGAGCAAATGTCTTCTTTAAGCCCGGCCCCGGCATCAGCAATGCAAGGGCAGCGTCTCGCACTGGTTATCGGTAACGACAGTTATGACCTTGCCCGCCTTAAGAACCCTGTCAACGATGCCATGGATATGGCTTTGACCCTTAAAAATCTCGGTTTCATTGTAGAGTTTAGGAAAAACGCAAATCTTCAGGAAATGGAAGATGCGATCGAAAACTTTGGTAATCACCTTAAGCGGGGCGGCGTTGGGCTCTTTTACTTTGCAGGACACGGAGCCCAGATCAGCGGCACCAATTATCTCATCCCGATTGGAGCCAGGATAAACAAGGAATCCGACGTCAAATACAAGGCCGTTGATGCCAACAGAATCCTTGATGAGATGGCTAATGCCAATAACGGACTGAACATTGTAATCCTTGATGCCTGCCGAGATAATCCTTACGCAAAGAGTTTTCGTTCAGCAAGTCGGGGACTGGCAATTATCAGCACTGCACCGAAAGGAACCTTCATTTCCTATTCAACTGGTCCGGGTCAGGTGGCAAGGGATGGCGATGGGAGGAATAGCCCCTACACAGCGGCACTCTTGGAAAGCATTGTAAAACCCGGGCTTCCCATTGAACAGGTCTTCAAAAGGGTTCGCCAGCGTCTGGATGCAGAGACAAACGGCCAGCAAATCCCCTGGGAGCTATCTTCATTAAAGGGTGATTTCTACTTTGCGATGGATAAAAATCAGTAA